The Rubricoccus marinus nucleotide sequence GAGGCGGCAACGACCGCTCGCTGCGCGACGAGGCCAACTTCGTCACGCTACACCACGCCGACGGGATGCTCTCGCAGTACGTCCACCTCGCGCCCGATGGCGCGCTCGTCGAGCCGGGCGACTCGGTGCGCGTCGGCGACGCCATCGGCATCTCCGGAAGCACGGGATTCACGAGCCGGCCCCACCTCCACTTCAACGTTCTCCGGCCGGTCGTCGGCGATGCGGGGTCGATCCCGGTGCGGTTTGAGCGCGTCGAAGGCCGCGCGCTCCGCAAGGGGGACCGCGCCCGGCACTAAGGCCTCCGACGCCAGAGGCTAGACCTCCTCCAGCGTGGACGTGCCCGTGCCGCCGTCGGTCCACTCCCAGACCTCATGGAGGCGCAGGCGGCCGTCCGGCAGCACCTCCGGGACCGAGTGGCAGGAGCCCGTCCGCATCGCGCCAGAGGCATCTACATGCGCGTATCGCATATCCAACGCGCCTCTGGCGTCGACCGTCGCGATCAGCGTGCCCATCTGGACCTCGCCGCCGCGGTAGGTGGCCCACACCACGTTGCCTTTCTGGCGGTAGTCGAACCGCGTGGCCTCGCCCACGTCGCCCTCGCCAGAGGCCGTCGGCGCAAAGCGGCGGCCGTCATAGTTGGGTCGGCTCATGTCTCTGACGGGAAAGAGGAGAGGGCCGCCTCTGGCGCAGAGGCCGGTGCGAACCGATGAGCGACGCCAGAGGCGGCTACCGAACGGCGAGGCGCATAAACTCGGCGCGCGTGTTGTCGTTGTCGAGAAAGGCGCCGCTCATGGCGCTCGTCGTCGTGGACGAGTTCTGCTTCTCGGCGCCGCGCATCATCATGCACAGGTGCTGCGCTTCGATGACGACGGCCACGCCCTCGGGCTCCAGCACGCGCTCGATGGCGTCGCGGATCTGGATGGTCAGGCGCTCCTGCACCTGGAGCCGCCGCGCGAACACGTCCACGATGCGCGGGATCTTGCTGAGCCCGACGATCTTGCCGTTGGGGATGTACGCCACGTGCGCCTTGCCGAAAAACGGCAGCATGTGGTGCTCGCACAGGCTGTAGACCTCGATATCCTTGACGAGCACCATCTCGGAGTACGACTCCTCGAACACGGCGCTTCGCAAGATGGCCTCGGGATCGAGTTGGTACCCGTGGGTGAGGAACTGCATCGCCTTCGCGACGCGCTCGGGCGTCTTGAGCAGCCCCTCGCGCTCGGGGTCCTCGCCCACGAGTTGCAACTGCCGGTGCGTCAGCGTCGAGAGCTCTCGCGTTGTGGCCTCGTGGTACACGTCCTGCCGCTCGTAGAGGAGCGGTGAGGCGAACTCGGTCGCGCGGTCACTCGCACCGCCGGGTTCGCCGACGGTGTTGGCAAAGGCGTCAGAATCGTGGGAAAAGCTACTCACCTCGGTATACCACGCTGTTGTTGGGGGTCTCGCGGAGGACGAGCTCGTAAAGGCGTCCGCTGCCCGGGATGGCGTCTTGGAGCTGCTCCCAGATCGCGATGGCGAGCGTTTCCGTAGAGGTCATGCGGCCCTTTAGAAACGGTACGTCCAAGTTCAGGTTTTTGTGATCCAGCGGCTCTTCCACGCGGTCGCGGATGACCTGCTTGAGGTCGGCGAGGTCCACCACGAAGCCGGTTTCAGGATCGGGCTCTCCGGCCACGGTCACGTCCAACTCGTAGTTGTGTCCGTGCCAGTTGGAGCTGTTGCACTTGCCGAAGGTCTCGCGATTCCAGTCGTCGGACTTCTCGGGGTTGTGGAGGCGGTGGGCCGCATTGAAGTGGGCCTTCCGCGTGACGTAAACGGTGGGCATGGGCGGGGGCGGTGTCGTTTCGCGAGGGTACCCCGAGCCTCTGGCGGCGTTCCGAGCCGGCCGGGGGGCGCCCGGCACTGGGATCGCCAGAGGCCCCACGTGGGTCCGCTGGCGTCGGCCGTGCGCTGCGGCGCCGTTCTCGGATCGCGCGAAGCGCCAGAGGCCGGGCACCACCCGGGCACGTGGGGCGTTCGCCCCGCGGTTCTCGCGAGAGGACTCCATCGCTACTCTGTGTGACCCCTCCGCCGATCCTATGCTCGTTCGTTTCGCCGCCCTCGCCCTCCTCGCGCTGCCTCTGACGGCGCAGGCCCAGACCTCTCCTCTGATTGCCGACGACCCCGTCGGCGGCGTGCTGGACGCTGGGGATAGCATCTTCGGAGACGGCTCCTACTTCGATCTCTACACATACTACGGCACGCCCGGCGAGACGGTCGTGATCACGCTGCGCTCCTCGGACTTCGACGCCTACCTCATCGGCGGGCCGACGTTGGAGGAGGCGCTGGCCGTGATGCACGAGGACGACGACAGCGGCGGCGGAACGGACGCGGAGCTGGTCGTCGAGATCGGCGCCTCGGGCGAGTACGTGGTCCTCGCCAACACGTATGAGGAAGGGGGAACGGGCGCCTACGTGATCGTCGCCAGCTCGCCGGTGGAGTAGCGCCCGGCCTCTGGCGCCAGAGGCTCCCGTGATCTCGGGATGGAAGGGGAAAGGCGTGCTCAGTATTCTGAGCGCACACAGCGTTTCCCACCATGATGTCCCTTCGCGCGCCTCTCGTTGTCCTCGTCGCTCTGCTGACCGCAGCGCCCGCCTTTGCCCAGTTCGGCAGCGGGCCGCGGCGGATCGCCGATGGGGAAACGCTCCAAGGAACGCTCACGGCCTCAGACCCGAGGTTGGACGACGGCTCGCACTACGACCTGTACGTCTACCGCGGTGCGGCCGGGGAAACGGTCACGTTCACGATGCGCTCGGCGGATTTTGACGCGTACCTGATCGGGCCGGACGTGACGAACGACGACGGCGCGGGCGGGACCGACGCCGAGCTGACGCTCACGCTAGACGCCTCTGGCGAGGTCCAACTCCGCGCCAACTCGATCTCCGCGGGCGCCACCGGGCGGTACTCCCTCCAGGCGGCGTCTATTTCGGGCGGCACCGGGCAGATCGTCGGGCGCCTGATCCAATCCGGTGAGACGCTGCGCGGCACGCTAGAGGCCTCGGACCC carries:
- a CDS encoding n-acetylglutamate synthase, whose protein sequence is MSRPNYDGRRFAPTASGEGDVGEATRFDYRQKGNVVWATYRGGEVQMGTLIATVDARGALDMRYAHVDASGAMRTGSCHSVPEVLPDGRLRLHEVWEWTDGGTGTSTLEEV
- the folE gene encoding GTP cyclohydrolase I FolE codes for the protein MYHEATTRELSTLTHRQLQLVGEDPEREGLLKTPERVAKAMQFLTHGYQLDPEAILRSAVFEESYSEMVLVKDIEVYSLCEHHMLPFFGKAHVAYIPNGKIVGLSKIPRIVDVFARRLQVQERLTIQIRDAIERVLEPEGVAVVIEAQHLCMMMRGAEKQNSSTTTSAMSGAFLDNDNTRAEFMRLAVR
- a CDS encoding 6-pyruvoyl trahydropterin synthase family protein; its protein translation is MPTVYVTRKAHFNAAHRLHNPEKSDDWNRETFGKCNSSNWHGHNYELDVTVAGEPDPETGFVVDLADLKQVIRDRVEEPLDHKNLNLDVPFLKGRMTSTETLAIAIWEQLQDAIPGSGRLYELVLRETPNNSVVYRGE